A window from Thalassophryne amazonica chromosome 15, fThaAma1.1, whole genome shotgun sequence encodes these proteins:
- the saraf gene encoding store-operated calcium entry-associated regulatory factor, translated as MTFLIILLTFLYMDTVRSLSGDSVLLRDVQVLTLYKDRYTTARRSRPVLQLQCVGGSAGCHSFVPQVVQCQNKGWDGVDVQWECKTDMDSAYRFGPIEVTCEGYNHPHDDYILKGSCGLEYTLELTEEGRQRNQWGWNSQNGFKGFGGLGDFASSFFSGFSGNGRHHGHDQQAHQSSQRSHDGDFGGLLVVVLFLGIAYCVYKFFLTNNTNRWGQEGAQNGYNDDGHGSTTGPPPPGFRPDYTGENPGVNPGYGFRSEYTNTHHYPGSGATSGTNGSFWTGMGTGGVLGYLFGRQRNQPHHYHHSNFFASRPSTPRTFSHSTGTRTASGFGGTKRR; from the exons ATGACGTTTTTGATAATTTTGTTGACTTTTCTGTATATGGACACTGTCAGAAGTCTCAGTG GTGACAGTGTGCTGCTGCGAGATGTCCAAGTGCTGACTCTGTATAAGGATCGGTACACCACAGCACGGCGCTCCAGGCCTGTACTTCAGCTCCAGTGTGTCGGAGGCTCAGCAGGCTGCCACTCCTTTGTTCCACAGGTGGTCCAGTGCCAAAACAAAGGCTGGGATGGTGTGGATGTACAG TGGGAGTGTAAGACTGATATGGACAGCGCGTACCGGTTCGGCCCCATCGAGGTGACCTGTGAGGGCTACAACCACCCTCATGATGACTACATCCTGAAGGGCTCGTGTGGGCTTGAGTATACGCTGGAACTGACCGAAGAGGGACGACAGAGGAATCAGTGGGGCTGGAATTCACAAAATGGGTTCAAGGGATTTGGAG GCCTTGGGGACTTTGCCTCGAGCTTCTTCAGTGGTTTCTCAGGTAATGGGCGTCATCATGGCCACGACCAGCAGGCACATCAGAGCTCTCAGCGCTCACACGATGGGGACTTTGGAGGGCTGCTGGTGGTTGTGCTGTTTTTAGGCATAGCGTACTGCGTGTACAAGTTTTTCCTCACTAACAACACGAACAGGTGGGGGCAGGAGGGCGCACAGAACGGTTACAATGATGATGGCCATGGATCCACCACAGGACCCCCACCCCCGGGTTTCAGACCTGACTACACAG GTGAAAATCCAGGTGTTAATCCGGGTTACGGCTTCCGCAGTGAGTACACTAATACACATCATTATCCAGGAAGCGGAGCCACATCGGGCACAAACGGCAGCTTCTGGACTGGAATGGGAACAGGAGGGGTGCTGGGATATCTGTTTGGTCGTCAAAG AAATCAGCCCCATCACTATCATCATAGTAATTTCTTTGCCAGCAGACCTTCTACTCCGAGAACATTCTCTCATTCCACAGGAACACGCACTGCTTCAG GTTTTGGTGGAACCAAGAGAAGATAG
- the tmem187 gene encoding transmembrane protein 187, with amino-acid sequence MKSALLHVSVPFVFCVILVNTSLFDDVTVDLSYDHYAEKPLRHLPAFLAMPFNCLVNAAYLCVALYWLLPPPPAGAREPQRSRYIREVFALMLLFYAPVQWTRLALLRRAPAVLDQWMTLPIVAWVPVWIGFIERGWSAPRAAALELCSVLSYGLALAHERGFEAALGGHLLLATYGAVRVQLLRGDGRSRTYLLLAALSCCGFVGLKLLDHRLAQYGAFQTLTGHFWSKVCDVLQFHFSSCFLSTLTPQRDL; translated from the coding sequence ATGAAGTCCGCTCTGCTTCACGTGTCGGTGCCTTTTGTTTTCTGCGTCATCCTGGTGAACACCAGCTTGTTCGATGACGTCACGGTGGACCTGTCTTACGACCATTACGCGGAGAAGCCGCTGCGTCACCTCCCCGCCTTCCTGGCGATGCCCTTCAACTGCCTCGTGAACGCGGCTTACCTGTGCGTGGCGCTGTACTGGCTGCTGCCGCCGCCGCCAGCCGGCGCTAGAGAGCCGCAGCGGAGCCGCTACATCAGGGAGGTGTTCGCGCTCATGCTCCTCTTCTATGCCCCCGTGCAGTGGACGCGCTTGGCGCTGCTGCGGCGCGCCCCCGCCGTGCTGGACCAGTGGATGACCTTACCGATCGTGGCGTGGGTTCCAGTGTGGATCGGCTTCATAGAGCGCGGGTGGAGCGCGCCGCGAGCGGCAGCGCTCGAGCTCTGCTCCGTGCTCAGTTACGGCCTCGCGTTGGCGCACGAGCGCGGCTTCGAGGCGGCGCTGGGCGGCCACCTGCTGCTCGCGACCTACGGCGCAGTGCGCGTGCAGCTGCTGCGCGGGGACGGCCGCTCGCGCACATACCTGTTGCTGGCGGCGCTGTCGTGCTGCGGCTTCGTGGGTCTGAAGCTGCTGGACCACCGGCTGGCTCAGTACGGAGCCTTCCAGACCCTGACCGGACACTTCTGGTCCAAAGTGTGCGACGTGCTGCAGTTCCACTTCAGCTCGTGCTTCCTGAGCACGCTGACCCCGCAGCGTGACCTTTGA